In Phyllobacterium zundukense, one DNA window encodes the following:
- a CDS encoding Ku protein — protein sequence MAPRSFWKGYLKLSLVTCPVAMVPATTDDEKVRFHTLNRKTGNRVVSQFVDSVSGKPVDEDDEVKGYQRGEDEYVMLEDDEISAVALESTRTIDIEMFVPRESIDWIWYDKPHYLTPDDPVGEEAFSVIRDAMEATGRVGISRLVMYRRERAVMLEPRDRGIVLWTLRYGDEVRDRDAYFGDIKNDKIDSQLMELVKTLIEERKKPWDPKMVDDPVQDRLLEIIAAKKKGKKRPAATKAAEPDQSSNVINIMDALRKSIASEGKSKKR from the coding sequence ATGGCTCCACGATCATTCTGGAAGGGATATCTCAAACTCTCACTCGTGACTTGCCCGGTGGCGATGGTGCCGGCGACCACAGACGATGAAAAAGTGCGCTTTCACACGCTGAACCGGAAAACTGGCAACCGTGTCGTGAGCCAATTTGTCGATTCAGTGAGCGGCAAGCCCGTCGACGAGGATGATGAGGTCAAGGGCTATCAGCGCGGCGAAGATGAATATGTCATGCTCGAGGATGATGAGATCAGTGCGGTAGCACTTGAAAGTACGCGCACGATCGACATCGAGATGTTTGTCCCACGCGAGAGCATCGACTGGATCTGGTATGACAAGCCGCATTATCTGACGCCGGACGATCCTGTGGGTGAGGAAGCTTTTTCGGTGATCCGCGACGCGATGGAAGCGACAGGCAGGGTCGGCATATCGCGACTTGTCATGTACCGGCGCGAGCGGGCGGTGATGCTGGAGCCGCGTGACCGCGGCATTGTGCTATGGACGCTGCGCTATGGCGATGAGGTGCGCGATCGCGATGCCTATTTCGGTGATATCAAGAATGACAAGATCGACAGTCAGCTGATGGAACTGGTGAAGACTCTTATCGAGGAGCGGAAGAAGCCCTGGGACCCGAAAATGGTCGACGATCCCGTACAGGATCGTCTGCTGGAGATCATCGCCGCGAAGAAGAAGGGCAAGAAGCGGCCTGCCGCGACGAAGGCCGCCGAGCCTGACCAATCGAGCAATGTCATCAACATCATGGATGCGCTGCGCAAGAGCATTGCCAGCGAAGGCAAATCCAAAAAACGTTAG
- the ligD gene encoding DNA ligase D, protein MVALETYRKKRDFKTTSEPKGRKARKTGNSFVIQKHDARRLHYDFRLEMDGVLKSWAVTRGPSLVPGEKRLAVHVEDHPLEYGDFEGTIPKGEYGGGTVIIWDRGTWAPVHDPDRGYAKGHMEFELHGKKLSGRWHLVRMQGKPREKHENWLLIKGEDEAARSERDPDILEEKPKSVKTGREIAEVAGEDPGWSSKTGKIDKQAVKAKPSKKPVVADEATVPDPSSVKGAKKTRLPSFVEPALAALAPKPPTGERWIHEIKFDGYRLQVRIEAGRVKLLTRSGLDWTKKFGKQIVAAFQDLPVGTALIDGELVVETAAGASDFSALQADLSADRTDRFVFYIFDLLYLDGYNLQGLSLVERKTMLQELVSGASTLIRYSEHFEGNGALILDHACRLSLEGIVSKLRDAPYRPGRGKSWVKSKCSERQECVIAGYVPSTTSRKAIGSLVMGVYNGKKLEHVGRVGTGYSASLAEDLYRRLERIRVQESPFAERLSADAARQVRFTKPELVADVEFRSWTADGNLRHAAFRGLREDKDPTEVVREAARPAAPLKPEGHSVKLTHPDRIYWPEQGVTKEGLADYYTDVWKYVSPFVVGRPLALLRSPEGITGQSFFQKHAWKGLNPNIALVKDPKDKDGEPLISVNDLDGLIGLVQSAVLEIHPWGSTIADWEHPDMIIMDLDPGDDVPWTKVIEAAQETRQRLEQAGLKAFLKTSGGKGLHVVVPLKPKAAWPEVKAFTKAIADSMASDSPDLYVSTITKSKRKGKILIDYLRNQRGATAVAPYSTRARPGAAVSMPLAWDELNPGIGPNYFTVLNTPIRVSSYKTDPWADFRAAAAPIEKPKAPRKKST, encoded by the coding sequence GTGGTCGCGCTTGAAACCTACCGCAAGAAACGCGATTTCAAGACGACATCCGAACCGAAGGGCCGCAAGGCCCGCAAGACCGGAAACAGCTTCGTCATTCAAAAGCACGATGCACGACGGCTGCATTATGATTTCCGGCTCGAGATGGATGGCGTCCTGAAAAGTTGGGCCGTGACCCGCGGCCCCAGTCTCGTTCCGGGTGAAAAGCGGCTGGCTGTCCATGTCGAAGATCACCCGCTCGAATATGGTGACTTTGAAGGAACGATACCCAAGGGGGAATATGGCGGCGGCACCGTCATCATCTGGGATCGCGGTACATGGGCTCCAGTCCATGATCCCGACCGGGGCTATGCGAAAGGCCACATGGAATTCGAGCTTCATGGCAAGAAGCTCTCCGGGCGATGGCACCTGGTGCGCATGCAAGGCAAGCCGCGCGAAAAACATGAAAACTGGCTGCTGATCAAGGGTGAGGACGAAGCTGCGCGCTCGGAACGCGATCCCGATATCCTTGAGGAAAAGCCGAAATCCGTAAAAACCGGCCGTGAGATTGCCGAAGTGGCCGGTGAAGACCCGGGATGGTCGTCGAAGACCGGCAAGATCGACAAGCAGGCCGTAAAGGCAAAGCCTTCAAAAAAGCCCGTCGTGGCGGATGAAGCCACCGTCCCCGATCCTTCCAGCGTAAAGGGAGCGAAGAAGACTCGCCTCCCCTCCTTCGTCGAACCGGCATTGGCTGCACTCGCGCCAAAACCGCCCACAGGCGAGCGTTGGATCCACGAGATAAAGTTCGATGGCTATCGCCTGCAGGTGCGGATTGAAGCTGGCCGCGTCAAGCTCCTTACCCGCAGCGGTCTCGACTGGACGAAAAAGTTTGGCAAGCAGATAGTGGCGGCGTTTCAGGACCTGCCCGTTGGTACGGCACTCATCGATGGTGAACTGGTGGTGGAAACCGCGGCTGGCGCCTCGGATTTTTCCGCCCTGCAGGCCGATCTCAGCGCAGACCGGACAGACCGCTTCGTCTTTTATATTTTCGACCTTCTCTATCTCGACGGCTATAATTTGCAGGGCCTGTCGCTGGTCGAACGCAAGACCATGCTGCAAGAGCTTGTCAGCGGTGCATCGACGCTCATCCGCTACAGCGAGCATTTCGAGGGAAATGGTGCGCTCATTCTTGACCATGCCTGCCGTCTCAGCCTCGAAGGCATCGTATCGAAACTGCGCGATGCCCCCTATCGCCCCGGTCGCGGCAAGAGCTGGGTCAAATCCAAATGTTCAGAACGCCAGGAATGCGTCATTGCGGGCTACGTGCCGTCCACGACTTCGCGCAAGGCCATAGGCTCGCTGGTCATGGGCGTCTATAACGGCAAGAAGCTGGAACATGTCGGCCGTGTCGGCACGGGCTACAGCGCATCCCTCGCCGAAGACCTATACCGCAGGCTTGAACGCATTCGCGTGCAGGAAAGCCCCTTTGCCGAGCGTCTGAGCGCCGATGCCGCCAGACAGGTACGCTTTACGAAGCCGGAGCTCGTAGCAGATGTGGAATTCCGCAGCTGGACTGCGGACGGGAACCTTCGGCATGCCGCCTTTCGCGGCTTGCGCGAAGATAAAGATCCAACTGAAGTCGTCCGAGAAGCAGCAAGACCGGCCGCTCCACTCAAACCCGAGGGGCACTCCGTGAAACTCACTCATCCCGATCGCATCTATTGGCCCGAACAGGGTGTCACCAAGGAAGGTCTGGCGGACTATTACACGGACGTCTGGAAGTATGTCTCGCCCTTCGTCGTTGGTCGCCCGCTGGCCCTCCTGCGAAGTCCCGAAGGCATCACCGGCCAATCCTTCTTCCAGAAACACGCCTGGAAGGGCCTCAATCCGAACATCGCCCTCGTGAAGGACCCCAAGGACAAGGATGGCGAACCGCTGATCAGCGTCAATGATCTCGATGGCCTGATCGGTCTGGTGCAATCCGCCGTTCTCGAAATTCACCCGTGGGGCTCGACCATTGCCGACTGGGAACATCCGGACATGATCATCATGGACCTTGATCCTGGCGATGACGTACCTTGGACAAAAGTGATCGAAGCGGCACAGGAAACACGTCAGCGGCTTGAACAGGCCGGCCTCAAGGCCTTTCTCAAGACCTCGGGAGGCAAGGGCCTTCATGTGGTTGTGCCACTGAAACCCAAGGCCGCGTGGCCGGAGGTGAAGGCTTTCACCAAGGCCATCGCCGATTCCATGGCGTCGGACAGCCCCGATCTCTACGTCTCGACGATCACCAAGTCGAAGCGCAAAGGCAAGATCCTCATCGATTATCTGCGTAACCAGAGAGGCGCCACCGCAGTCGCACCATACTCTACCCGTGCGCGTCCAGGTGCGGCGGTATCAATGCCTCTGGCATGGGATGAACTGAATCCCGGCATAGGACCCAACTATTTTACCGTATTGAATACCCCGATCCGGGTTTCCTCATACAAAACCGATCCCTGGGCTGATTTTCGTGCCGCCGCCGCCCCGATCGAAAAACCGAAGGCGCCGCGCAAGAAGAGCACCTAA
- a CDS encoding transporter substrate-binding domain-containing protein — protein sequence MRTTYFAAVMIALLTFAGASYADELKLKIATEGAYPPFNSIDASGNLVGFDVDIAKAVCHEMKASCSFIAVPWDDIIKGLENNEYDLIVASMSLTEARAKRMEYSVSYYRSHSAFAGDPNRFKDISPAALKGLRIAAGSQTIQSEYLQKAYTESKIVLTKDQPEAQKLLQAGEVDLILADSIDLLTFLQAPESSKFDYVGDPVTNDFLKSSAHITAHKGNKELIKKVNDALDQIRLNGIYDRINNAYFPFSIY from the coding sequence ATGAGAACGACATATTTTGCAGCTGTGATGATCGCGCTTCTCACCTTTGCAGGCGCATCCTATGCGGACGAACTGAAGCTGAAGATTGCGACGGAAGGTGCCTATCCCCCGTTCAATTCCATCGATGCCTCGGGCAATCTTGTGGGATTCGATGTCGATATCGCAAAGGCCGTTTGCCACGAAATGAAAGCCTCGTGCTCATTCATCGCAGTGCCTTGGGATGACATCATCAAGGGACTTGAAAACAATGAATACGACCTTATCGTTGCCAGCATGTCTTTGACCGAAGCGCGCGCCAAAAGAATGGAGTATTCAGTTTCCTACTACCGTTCACACTCGGCATTTGCCGGCGATCCGAACAGGTTCAAGGACATATCCCCGGCTGCGTTGAAGGGATTGCGCATCGCAGCGGGCAGCCAGACAATTCAATCGGAATATCTGCAGAAGGCCTACACCGAAAGCAAGATCGTGCTGACAAAAGACCAGCCCGAAGCCCAGAAACTTCTTCAAGCGGGTGAGGTGGATTTGATCCTGGCGGATTCCATCGACCTGCTGACCTTCCTGCAGGCGCCGGAAAGTTCGAAATTCGACTATGTGGGCGATCCTGTGACCAACGATTTTCTGAAGAGTTCCGCGCATATCACCGCTCACAAGGGCAACAAGGAATTGATCAAGAAAGTCAATGACGCGCTCGACCAGATTCGCCTAAACGGCATCTATGACCGCATCAACAACG
- a CDS encoding Ku protein, translating to MAPRANWKGFLKVAELTCPVALYTAASTADRIAFHTLNRETGHRVNRQFIDSDTGKPVEREDQVKGYEIGANDYIVLEPDEVAAAVPESDKTMAVEAFISYDEIDHIYFDKPYYLTPSDRHGQEAFELIREGLRAEKVAALAQTVLFRRVRTLLIRAEDSGLIATTLNFDYGVRSAKDAFSDIPEMKIKGEMLDLAKHIIETKYGTFDPSKYDDRYEEALAELVKAKLEGKAIPARKQQKTDKVVDLMQALRASAGMGKKPAAAKKAKAEPVRRKAS from the coding sequence TTGGCGCCACGAGCAAACTGGAAGGGTTTTCTGAAGGTTGCGGAGCTCACTTGCCCCGTAGCCCTTTATACGGCCGCCTCGACAGCGGACCGCATAGCCTTCCATACCCTCAATCGCGAAACCGGCCACAGAGTGAACCGGCAATTCATCGACAGCGACACCGGCAAGCCGGTCGAACGTGAGGATCAGGTCAAGGGCTACGAGATCGGCGCCAATGATTACATCGTGCTGGAGCCGGACGAGGTTGCAGCTGCGGTTCCTGAAAGCGATAAGACCATGGCTGTCGAAGCCTTCATATCCTACGATGAGATCGACCATATCTATTTCGACAAGCCCTACTATCTCACGCCAAGCGACAGACATGGCCAGGAGGCATTTGAACTCATCCGCGAGGGCCTCAGGGCTGAGAAAGTCGCCGCCCTCGCCCAGACGGTGCTTTTCCGCCGCGTCCGTACGCTGCTGATCCGCGCCGAAGATTCCGGCCTGATCGCCACCACCTTGAATTTCGATTATGGAGTGCGTTCGGCCAAAGACGCTTTCAGCGATATTCCTGAGATGAAGATCAAGGGCGAGATGCTCGACCTTGCCAAACATATCATCGAGACGAAATACGGCACTTTCGACCCATCGAAATACGACGATCGCTATGAGGAGGCGCTTGCCGAGTTGGTCAAGGCAAAACTTGAAGGCAAGGCGATCCCCGCGAGAAAACAACAAAAAACCGACAAGGTCGTCGATCTCATGCAGGCACTGCGTGCAAGCGCAGGCATGGGCAAGAAACCGGCAGCGGCGAAGAAAGCCAAGGCGGAGCCTGTGCGTCGGAAAGCGAGCTGA
- a CDS encoding DNA topoisomerase IB — translation MPLDYVDYAEEFGLELVDPDTFTLKREPSKNGFSYSRTNGRPVSKKHVERMVALVIPPAWTDVFCCDSESGHIQAVGKDDLGRRQYIYHPKWESVRNSMKTHRLLAFGKALPHIRKRILRDMQRPPTSSRPLAALAVRLIDQKAFRAGHEKYAKDGGRGIASLKSSDLKIDGNVANFVFAGKSKKKNEITIKDRCAVKRLSTLKRRGRLFQYKDERRWRSLHAGELNEYLREISGSKVSAKDFRTFHGSARALEFLAQIDARTDAARKRAIAAAMRNVSEFLRNTPAVTRSSYVHPLVTDCFNAGDLDNSLLRAPYRKGLSGAETGLMRLLERANARTLQSSA, via the coding sequence ATGCCGTTGGATTATGTCGACTATGCGGAAGAGTTCGGCCTCGAACTGGTCGACCCGGACACATTCACCCTGAAACGCGAGCCATCCAAAAATGGATTCAGTTATAGTCGGACCAATGGACGGCCGGTCTCCAAAAAACACGTTGAGCGTATGGTCGCCCTGGTCATCCCGCCCGCCTGGACTGACGTCTTCTGCTGCGACAGCGAAAGCGGGCATATTCAGGCCGTTGGCAAGGACGATCTCGGACGCCGTCAGTATATTTATCATCCGAAATGGGAATCCGTGCGCAACAGCATGAAGACCCATCGCCTGCTCGCCTTCGGCAAGGCGCTCCCCCATATCCGCAAGCGCATCCTTCGCGACATGCAACGCCCGCCCACATCGAGCCGTCCGCTTGCCGCGCTTGCGGTACGGTTGATCGACCAGAAGGCTTTCCGCGCGGGACATGAAAAATATGCCAAGGATGGTGGTCGCGGCATCGCATCGCTCAAGAGCAGTGATCTTAAGATCGACGGCAACGTTGCCAATTTCGTCTTCGCCGGCAAGTCCAAGAAAAAGAACGAAATAACCATCAAGGACCGGTGCGCCGTAAAGCGTTTGAGCACGCTGAAAAGGCGCGGCAGGCTCTTCCAATACAAGGACGAACGCCGCTGGCGCAGCCTCCATGCGGGCGAGCTGAACGAATATCTACGCGAAATCTCCGGCTCGAAAGTCAGTGCCAAGGATTTCCGGACATTTCATGGTTCGGCACGCGCGCTTGAGTTCCTTGCCCAGATCGATGCAAGGACCGATGCAGCCAGAAAACGGGCAATCGCCGCGGCAATGCGCAATGTCAGCGAGTTTCTGCGCAACACACCCGCAGTGACCAGATCAAGCTATGTTCACCCGTTGGTGACAGACTGCTTCAATGCCGGCGATCTCGACAATTCGCTTCTCCGGGCGCCATACCGCAAGGGTCTGAGCGGCGCCGAAACCGGCCTGATGCGTCTGCTGGAAAGAGCAAATGCACGAACACTTCAGTCATCGGCATGA
- a CDS encoding CynX/NimT family MFS transporter — translation MNQHISPLSRAQDIVSEQLINAEADSVPEPRAPIFASRAAQIVTGLSLVLIAFNLRPVFSSASALLPEIIEQTGLSSFGAGVLTTLPVVCLGVFAPLAPKLAQRIGAERTLLGVLLLLALGTALRGFGSLPLLFLGTALAGACIATGNVLLPGLVKRDFASRTGMMTGLYTMALCAGAASAAGFTLPLQRMLSGSWSLALGAWALPAVLVALIWFPHALFRKVRTKHAGFKVEGLWRDRLAWQVTLFMGLQSALAYCVFGWLSPILRHRGLDGVTAGVVVSVSVMAQVFACLLVPSIAVRCKDQRLINVALVTLAVAGLLGFLFAPLSTVWLWAVIQGLGQGGLIAVAMTIIVLRSGDSHVASHLSGMAQCIGYMLAAVGPLLVGLIHSVTGGYGTTAILFVLLGLGVAIFGWGAGRATHVKARTIQIQRISA, via the coding sequence ATGAATCAGCATATTTCCCCTCTCTCCCGAGCCCAGGACATCGTCAGCGAGCAGCTGATCAATGCCGAAGCCGACAGTGTTCCGGAGCCCCGGGCTCCGATTTTCGCCAGCCGGGCAGCACAGATCGTCACCGGCCTCAGTCTTGTTCTTATCGCTTTCAATCTTCGTCCCGTCTTTTCAAGCGCTTCCGCACTGCTGCCGGAAATCATCGAACAGACAGGGCTTTCGTCCTTTGGCGCCGGCGTCTTGACCACGCTGCCTGTTGTCTGTCTCGGCGTATTTGCCCCGCTCGCGCCAAAACTGGCACAGCGCATCGGTGCTGAACGCACCTTGCTGGGCGTCTTGCTGCTTCTGGCGCTCGGCACCGCCTTGCGCGGATTTGGCTCGTTGCCCTTGCTTTTCCTTGGAACCGCTCTTGCAGGTGCCTGTATTGCCACTGGCAATGTTTTGCTGCCAGGCCTTGTAAAGCGTGATTTTGCCAGCAGGACCGGAATGATGACCGGTCTCTATACGATGGCGCTCTGCGCCGGGGCGGCCAGCGCTGCTGGTTTCACGCTTCCCTTGCAACGTATGCTGAGTGGCTCCTGGTCGCTGGCGCTCGGTGCATGGGCCCTGCCGGCAGTTCTCGTTGCATTGATCTGGTTTCCGCATGCGCTTTTCAGAAAGGTCCGGACGAAACATGCCGGCTTCAAGGTCGAGGGGCTGTGGCGTGATCGCCTGGCATGGCAGGTTACCCTGTTCATGGGCCTGCAATCGGCCCTGGCTTACTGCGTCTTCGGCTGGCTGTCGCCCATCCTGCGTCACCGGGGCCTCGATGGGGTTACAGCGGGCGTCGTTGTTTCCGTTTCTGTCATGGCGCAGGTTTTCGCCTGCCTCCTCGTGCCTTCGATCGCGGTACGTTGCAAAGACCAGCGGCTGATCAACGTCGCGCTTGTCACACTTGCTGTCGCGGGCCTGCTCGGCTTCCTGTTTGCGCCCTTATCGACCGTCTGGCTCTGGGCCGTCATTCAGGGCCTTGGGCAGGGCGGGCTTATTGCGGTTGCCATGACTATCATCGTGTTGCGGTCCGGAGATTCCCATGTCGCTTCCCATCTTTCGGGAATGGCGCAGTGCATTGGCTACATGCTTGCCGCCGTTGGCCCACTGCTTGTCGGGCTGATCCACAGTGTAACCGGGGGTTACGGTACAACGGCAATCCTGTTCGTTTTACTAGGGCTTGGGGTCGCCATATTCGGCTGGGGAGCCGGGCGCGCAACGCACGTAAAGGCCCGCACTATCCAAATCCAAAGGATTTCGGCATAA
- a CDS encoding putative bifunctional diguanylate cyclase/phosphodiesterase, with protein MKPARSEQEFQNILRRLELALDASQIGVWEHSAEDELFWDLQMHRLYATGKSQRKVTAAQWVDAIHPDDRARAQEDFEEAIRRKGDYSSEFRIILPDGEIRHIRSRAHYYEDGNISTYIGAEWDVTADVMLNRELSNQKAIAEARALALEASTAQIEYAAEHDYLTGLPNRRFFDKRLSELSADCSLDRLAILHVDLDYFKQINDTAGHAAGDAVLKSAALMIASVVPENGFVARMGGDEFVILIPNFATLGELEIVAQHIVRLLKQGVSYGGSLLQTGASIGVAWMNDGNAANLLAESDIALYRSKKMGRNRVEFFAPHLKTGLSRDRRIADHVKLGLERGEFIPFYQVQVDARTQRIVGVEALARWNHPQRGLLSPESFMKVATTLGLIAEFDAVILKAIMRDRQSWEEMGVTVPRIAVNTSAARLSDLSLVEQLKQLNIPPNSLSFELLETVFLDDIEEDVLSNIAALRQMEIDIEVDDFGSGHASIIGLLKLKPKRLKIDQRLVLPITKSREQRSLIRSIVDIAKTLGIGVIAEGVESLEHAKLLRRLGCDTLQGYAIAHPVSALQLCARLMAVQNARLAG; from the coding sequence ATGAAACCGGCCAGATCAGAGCAGGAATTCCAAAATATTCTACGGCGGTTGGAGCTTGCGCTTGACGCATCGCAAATCGGCGTGTGGGAGCACAGTGCCGAGGACGAGCTGTTCTGGGATCTGCAAATGCACCGGCTCTATGCAACCGGCAAGTCGCAAAGAAAAGTAACAGCTGCCCAATGGGTTGACGCCATACATCCCGACGATCGCGCGAGGGCCCAGGAAGACTTTGAGGAAGCCATCCGCCGCAAGGGCGACTATTCGTCTGAATTCAGGATCATCCTGCCAGACGGGGAGATCCGTCATATCAGATCGAGAGCGCACTATTACGAGGATGGCAATATCTCGACATATATCGGTGCCGAATGGGATGTGACGGCGGATGTCATGCTGAATCGGGAGCTTTCGAACCAGAAGGCGATTGCCGAGGCGAGGGCACTTGCCCTTGAAGCAAGTACCGCCCAGATCGAATATGCCGCTGAACACGACTATCTGACGGGTCTGCCCAACAGGCGCTTTTTCGACAAGCGGCTTTCGGAATTGTCGGCGGACTGCAGTCTGGACCGGTTGGCAATTCTTCATGTCGATCTCGATTACTTCAAGCAGATCAACGACACGGCCGGCCACGCCGCTGGTGATGCCGTGCTCAAATCCGCCGCACTCATGATCGCATCGGTTGTTCCGGAAAACGGATTTGTAGCGCGCATGGGCGGCGACGAATTTGTCATCCTGATCCCGAATTTCGCGACACTCGGCGAGTTGGAGATTGTGGCCCAGCATATTGTCAGGCTTCTCAAGCAGGGGGTATCCTATGGCGGGTCATTGCTGCAAACGGGTGCTTCAATCGGTGTGGCATGGATGAATGACGGAAACGCTGCCAACTTGCTGGCTGAATCCGACATTGCTCTCTACCGTTCGAAGAAGATGGGCCGGAACAGGGTGGAGTTTTTCGCGCCGCACCTGAAGACCGGGCTGTCTCGCGACCGGCGGATCGCTGATCACGTCAAACTCGGGCTGGAAAGAGGCGAGTTTATACCTTTCTATCAGGTGCAGGTGGACGCTCGCACACAGCGGATCGTGGGCGTAGAGGCTCTGGCTCGCTGGAACCACCCCCAACGTGGATTGCTCTCGCCTGAATCCTTCATGAAAGTCGCGACTACTCTGGGGCTGATCGCCGAGTTCGATGCGGTCATCCTCAAGGCAATCATGCGTGACCGGCAAAGCTGGGAGGAGATGGGCGTGACCGTACCACGGATTGCGGTCAACACGTCGGCTGCGCGACTGTCCGACCTGTCCCTGGTCGAGCAGCTGAAGCAGCTGAATATCCCGCCCAACTCCCTCTCCTTCGAGCTACTGGAAACGGTCTTTCTCGATGACATAGAGGAGGATGTCCTCTCCAATATCGCGGCGCTGAGGCAGATGGAAATCGATATCGAAGTAGACGACTTCGGTTCCGGGCACGCATCAATCATAGGGTTGCTCAAACTCAAGCCGAAACGGCTCAAAATCGACCAGCGACTGGTCCTGCCGATCACAAAGTCCCGCGAGCAAAGAAGTCTCATCAGGTCGATCGTCGATATAGCCAAGACCCTCGGAATCGGGGTCATTGCTGAAGGTGTTGAATCGCTGGAGCACGCAAAACTCTTGCGCCGGCTTGGGTGCGATACGTTGCAAGGTTATGCGATCGCGCATCCTGTCTCCGCACTGCAGCTATGCGCTCGACTGATGGCAGTGCAAAACGCCCGATTGGCAGGCTAG
- a CDS encoding EAL domain-containing protein, with protein MSRYFDRRWFLAIMTIVLVAAGALCGTWISRLVVISSDRGQMQIFADQLLNRAVEVFAEADKMLAVVNASPHPFCSDKEIMFLRDMLFGTKYLKDMGRVRDGFFHCSAVFGNGKKPMPLIKHDLETPDGKLIYANSRLAISKSTAPIIGIGNANVVLDPAAFETLKNPAYTFGVMYNPQGVSSTVGMFGTLDIGKTGMELPAGAGRIGDTVYRNVCRNTACVTVHAEVGRLESSAEPITSIITTFGAALGGAAAVILILLQRNNLSLKARLQHALSQNRLTVEYQPIVDVATGRPVAAEALVRWRENGEWIPPDVFIPVAEKAGLINRLTICVIDHVLSDMAASLDANPDFHISINISAADLFDRHFGALLALRLKEANVANNQIALEITERSTANAADAKEAIERLRSRGHKIYIDDFGTGYSSLAYLGELNVDGIKIDKSFTQTIGTSSVSVSIVPQIIDMARAHGLAIVVEGIETTAQRDYFAALKPKVDGQGWLFGRPASAITIKKALEPVA; from the coding sequence ATGTCGCGCTACTTTGACCGGCGATGGTTCCTGGCAATTATGACAATAGTGCTGGTTGCCGCCGGCGCGCTCTGCGGTACGTGGATCAGCAGGCTCGTCGTCATCTCGAGCGATCGGGGTCAGATGCAGATATTTGCGGATCAGCTTCTGAATCGTGCGGTTGAAGTGTTTGCCGAAGCCGACAAGATGCTGGCAGTTGTTAATGCCTCTCCGCATCCTTTCTGTTCCGATAAGGAAATCATGTTCCTGCGGGATATGCTGTTCGGCACGAAATACCTCAAGGATATGGGCCGCGTCAGGGATGGCTTTTTTCACTGTTCAGCTGTCTTCGGCAATGGAAAGAAGCCCATGCCGCTGATCAAGCATGATCTCGAAACCCCCGACGGAAAACTGATCTATGCGAATTCCCGGTTGGCAATATCCAAATCCACGGCTCCGATCATCGGAATTGGCAATGCCAATGTCGTACTCGATCCCGCAGCTTTTGAAACACTGAAGAACCCGGCCTATACGTTCGGCGTGATGTACAATCCGCAAGGAGTGTCGTCGACCGTCGGTATGTTCGGTACATTGGATATTGGCAAGACAGGCATGGAATTGCCCGCCGGGGCCGGCAGGATCGGCGATACCGTCTATCGCAATGTCTGCCGCAATACGGCATGCGTCACAGTGCACGCCGAGGTTGGCAGGCTTGAATCGTCTGCGGAGCCTATAACCTCGATCATTACCACGTTCGGTGCCGCTCTTGGCGGCGCTGCTGCTGTCATCTTGATCTTGCTTCAGCGCAACAATTTGAGCTTGAAAGCAAGGTTGCAGCACGCGCTCAGCCAGAACCGGTTGACAGTTGAATATCAGCCGATCGTCGACGTGGCGACTGGCCGGCCGGTCGCCGCCGAAGCACTTGTGCGCTGGAGAGAAAATGGCGAGTGGATACCCCCGGATGTGTTCATACCGGTGGCAGAAAAAGCCGGGCTGATAAATCGCCTGACGATCTGCGTCATTGATCATGTACTGTCGGATATGGCGGCGTCTCTCGATGCCAACCCTGACTTTCACATCAGTATCAATATCTCGGCGGCAGATCTATTCGACAGGCATTTCGGCGCGCTGCTTGCACTGCGTCTCAAGGAGGCAAACGTCGCCAACAACCAGATTGCGCTTGAGATCACCGAACGGTCGACTGCGAATGCGGCCGACGCAAAAGAGGCGATCGAGCGCCTGCGTTCGCGCGGACATAAAATCTATATTGATGACTTTGGTACGGGATACTCTAGCCTGGCCTACCTCGGCGAATTGAATGTTGACGGCATCAAGATTGACAAATCGTTTACCCAGACAATCGGAACCAGCTCCGTATCCGTTTCGATCGTTCCCCAGATTATCGATATGGCTCGGGCCCATGGTCTTGCGATTGTGGTCGAGGGCATCGAAACGACGGCCCAGCGCGATTATTTCGCAGCCCTCAAACCCAAGGTGGATGGCCAAGGCTGGCTCTTTGGCCGGCCGGCAAGTGCGATTACTATCAAGAAAGCGTTAGAGCCCGTTGCCTGA